The following coding sequences are from one Rhodobiaceae bacterium window:
- a CDS encoding polyketide cyclase / dehydrase and lipid transport, protein MKVEHTIEIDAPAETVWAVTTDINNWPDWTPTVEKAARQDDGPFRVGSHARMQQPGMPEAIWTVIEVDDGQSFAWDTHMRGIHFTATHHTVPTETGCTNTLGLELKSVLAFLLWPLAKRQALKTLETENKGLKEFCEAKTST, encoded by the coding sequence ATGAAAGTTGAACATACAATCGAGATCGACGCGCCGGCCGAAACCGTTTGGGCGGTGACAACAGACATCAACAATTGGCCGGACTGGACCCCAACCGTCGAAAAGGCCGCCCGTCAGGACGACGGGCCTTTCCGCGTCGGCAGCCATGCCCGCATGCAACAGCCCGGCATGCCGGAAGCCATCTGGACGGTGATTGAAGTGGACGACGGACAGAGCTTCGCCTGGGATACGCACATGCGCGGCATCCACTTCACCGCAACCCATCACACAGTGCCAACAGAAACGGGCTGCACCAACACGCTGGGTCTCGAGCTAAAAAGCGTGCTCGCTTTCCTGCTTTGGCCCCTCGCCAAACGCCAGGCACTTAAGACGCTGGAAACAGAGAACAAGGGCCTCAAAGAGTTTTGTGAGGCAAAAACCTCAACGTAG
- a CDS encoding putative transporter — translation MFAPFLSYLRFIRGHKSLLTFGLLMTFGSSFGQSFFVGLYQMPLREMYDLSASAFGGAFSFVTLLSAAALPWTGRVIDQVKLRTFSTTVILVLSAAALAIALVPSFWMFVVALFFLRHFGQGLMSHTSSTAMGRYFSVNRGKAVTISAAGYSFGEAIFPAIAVALIALVGWRESWIIYAAVLLLVLLPLTYGLVRTDPKPETVANSADETGPMDRTAKRDWTRAEVMRDPRFYILVPAMMAPAFILTGFFVHQGYLAQSKGWPIELVAAGFSVFAIVKLVASLLAGPFADRFGFRPLIALYMVPLAFSMIALGTIDATYGIFLYFTLAGISTGGAMAVGGLLWPELYGTKHLGAIRSLSVSLMVFATALAPVTFGWLIDAGLGANMIAHISLGYSVVAVALVIFFLWREKSQNRAPT, via the coding sequence ATGTTCGCGCCGTTCCTGTCCTATCTGCGTTTCATACGTGGTCATAAATCCTTGCTGACCTTTGGGCTGCTCATGACTTTCGGGTCGAGCTTCGGTCAGTCCTTCTTTGTCGGCCTTTACCAGATGCCGCTCCGGGAGATGTATGACCTGTCAGCCTCTGCCTTTGGTGGTGCTTTTTCATTCGTCACGCTCTTAAGTGCAGCCGCCCTGCCCTGGACCGGACGCGTGATTGATCAGGTTAAGCTTCGCACCTTTTCGACCACGGTCATTCTGGTGCTCAGCGCAGCGGCCCTCGCGATTGCATTGGTCCCGTCTTTCTGGATGTTTGTTGTCGCTCTCTTTTTCCTGCGCCATTTCGGGCAGGGGCTTATGTCCCATACGTCGTCCACCGCCATGGGGCGCTACTTCTCCGTCAATCGCGGCAAGGCCGTTACCATCTCCGCGGCTGGCTACAGTTTTGGCGAAGCCATCTTCCCCGCCATCGCAGTCGCACTGATCGCACTCGTCGGCTGGCGCGAAAGTTGGATCATCTACGCCGCCGTTCTCTTGCTGGTTTTACTGCCGCTCACTTATGGCTTGGTGCGCACGGATCCAAAACCAGAAACCGTGGCAAACTCAGCCGATGAAACCGGACCTATGGACCGCACCGCCAAGCGAGACTGGACCCGCGCAGAAGTCATGCGCGATCCCCGCTTTTACATTCTGGTGCCCGCCATGATGGCACCCGCCTTCATCCTCACAGGCTTTTTTGTGCACCAGGGTTACCTCGCTCAATCAAAGGGCTGGCCCATTGAACTTGTGGCAGCCGGTTTCTCTGTCTTTGCAATTGTAAAACTGGTGGCCTCACTTCTTGCCGGGCCTTTTGCTGATCGGTTCGGTTTTCGACCGCTCATCGCCCTCTACATGGTGCCGCTTGCCTTCTCCATGATCGCTTTGGGTACAATAGACGCGACCTATGGCATCTTTCTTTATTTCACACTGGCTGGCATTTCGACCGGCGGCGCCATGGCAGTCGGCGGCCTGTTGTGGCCAGAGCTCTATGGCACCAAGCATCTCGGCGCCATCCGCTCGCTCAGCGTGTCGCTCATGGTTTTCGCAACGGCGCTTGCACCAGTAACCTTTGGATGGCTGATAGATGCCGGTCTCGGCGCCAACATGATCGCCCATATTTCACTTGGCTATAGCGTGGTGGCCGTGGCGCTCGTAATTTTCTTCCTTTGGCGGGAAAAATCTCAGAACCGGGCGCCCACCTGA
- a CDS encoding ferritin-like domain protein: MTETNKSKKTIVAGRRRFLTNGSTMVLSGAALAMMAGAGGRTLIGEAQASENDVAILNAAVSTEYEAIAAYELGAASGLLSAGALKLGISFRDHHQEHAEALVATVQKLGGTPNEPLADYGFPLDKLTDEAAVLRLAAGLEKGAVSAYLGAVPILDDRGLAKVAASILGDEAMHWAVLRNALGEDPVPVAFVE; the protein is encoded by the coding sequence ATGACTGAGACGAACAAGTCCAAAAAAACAATTGTGGCGGGGAGGCGCCGCTTCCTCACCAATGGCAGCACGATGGTGTTGTCTGGCGCAGCCCTCGCGATGATGGCGGGCGCAGGCGGCCGCACGTTGATTGGTGAGGCTCAGGCAAGTGAAAACGATGTTGCCATACTGAACGCTGCGGTCTCCACAGAGTATGAAGCGATTGCTGCTTATGAACTGGGTGCTGCAAGCGGGTTGCTCTCTGCCGGTGCTTTGAAACTTGGCATCAGCTTTCGCGATCACCATCAAGAGCATGCGGAGGCACTTGTTGCCACCGTACAGAAACTGGGCGGCACGCCGAATGAACCTCTCGCGGACTATGGCTTTCCTCTCGATAAGCTGACAGATGAAGCGGCGGTGTTGCGTCTTGCTGCAGGGCTTGAGAAGGGGGCGGTGAGTGCCTATCTCGGTGCGGTTCCTATTCTCGATGATCGAGGGCTTGCGAAAGTTGCCGCCTCTATTCTTGGGGACGAGGCGATGCACTGGGCGGTCCTTCGCAATGCTCTTGGTGAAGACCCTGTTCCCGTTGCCTTTGTCGAATGA
- the hpxO gene encoding FAD-dependent urate hydroxylase yields the protein MKKYHIGIAGCGPAGLSIALFLKAQGHRVTLVDQLEEPQPIGSGLVLQPTGVAVLASLGLEGGIRALGVQIDRMLGHAHPSRRRVLDVRYDWAQPGRHGLAVHRAALFNVLFDAVAHAGIDVETGATVTGVQEGGDRRPSFETQSARLVGPFDFVIDALGSRSPIRRQIWPHHKMRELPFGALWASLETNGGTTLSAFSSSTLEQVYSRSSKMVGVLPIGRITSSSSTYTAFFWSLKQEGFAAWQAGGLDAWKDQVLALWPETEGLLSLITDVHDLTFARYGHHTLMTPYKGRVVSIGDAAHATSPQLGQGVNMALLDAYALGRVFAGAPDPEQAFRAYARARRFHLRFYQAASHVFTPVYQSDSRVLPWLRDRFFMPATKFPFVPTVLGHTVGGTLVPPGIEIEQSGSGD from the coding sequence ATGAAAAAATATCATATCGGAATTGCGGGATGCGGGCCGGCGGGACTGTCGATTGCGCTTTTCCTCAAAGCCCAAGGTCACCGCGTCACGCTTGTTGATCAGCTGGAAGAACCTCAGCCCATTGGCTCAGGGCTTGTGTTGCAACCCACGGGCGTCGCGGTTCTCGCATCGCTTGGACTTGAGGGGGGCATTCGCGCGCTCGGTGTCCAGATCGACCGCATGCTCGGACATGCGCACCCGTCGCGGCGGCGTGTTCTTGATGTGCGCTACGATTGGGCGCAGCCGGGGCGCCACGGACTGGCGGTTCATCGCGCCGCCCTCTTTAATGTGTTGTTTGATGCGGTCGCGCACGCGGGCATTGATGTTGAGACGGGTGCGACGGTGACAGGGGTGCAAGAGGGGGGCGACCGGCGTCCCTCGTTTGAAACTCAGTCCGCCCGTCTTGTCGGTCCGTTTGATTTTGTGATTGATGCGCTGGGCTCGCGTTCGCCTATTCGTCGGCAGATCTGGCCACACCACAAAATGCGGGAGCTGCCGTTTGGTGCACTCTGGGCGAGCCTTGAAACAAATGGCGGAACGACGCTGTCAGCGTTTTCGTCGTCGACCCTTGAGCAGGTTTATTCCCGCTCGAGCAAAATGGTGGGCGTCCTTCCTATCGGGCGCATCACTTCTTCAAGCAGCACCTACACCGCGTTCTTCTGGAGTTTGAAGCAGGAAGGGTTTGCCGCCTGGCAGGCTGGTGGCCTTGATGCCTGGAAAGACCAAGTGCTCGCCTTGTGGCCCGAGACAGAGGGGTTGCTGTCCCTCATCACAGATGTGCATGACCTCACCTTTGCACGCTATGGGCATCACACGCTCATGACCCCGTACAAGGGGCGGGTCGTTTCCATTGGGGATGCAGCACATGCCACCAGTCCGCAATTGGGGCAGGGGGTGAATATGGCTCTGCTCGATGCCTATGCGTTGGGCCGGGTGTTTGCGGGGGCTCCAGATCCCGAGCAGGCGTTCAGGGCTTATGCGCGAGCGCGGCGGTTTCATCTGCGTTTCTATCAGGCTGCCAGTCACGTCTTTACGCCGGTCTATCAATCAGACAGTCGGGTTCTGCCCTGGCTTAGAGATCGGTTCTTTATGCCTGCTACCAAGTTTCCCTTCGTGCCGACAGTGCTCGGGCATACGGTTGGCGGGACGCTGGTGCCGCCCGGCATTGAGATTGAGCAGAGTGGTTCTGGAGATTAG
- the cycA gene encoding cytochrome c2 translates to MMGHSRFVLFLSGLAVALGLFGAGAGAGSSSNSSSMAVAHAPGGQAGLGEKVFSRCQACHSLARNRTGPRLCGVVGRAAGTVPGFRYSGAMLSSGLVWEEEKLLSFIEDPRGTVPGTFMGYAGVKDADDRKALLGFLAEAALTQECGE, encoded by the coding sequence ATGATGGGCCATTCAAGGTTTGTGTTATTCCTGTCGGGGCTGGCTGTGGCGTTGGGTTTGTTTGGTGCCGGTGCCGGTGCCGGTTCCAGTTCCAATTCGAGTTCTATGGCCGTGGCGCATGCCCCGGGGGGGCAGGCAGGTCTCGGCGAAAAGGTTTTCAGCCGGTGTCAGGCCTGTCACTCGCTTGCCCGCAATCGAACCGGTCCGCGCCTGTGTGGTGTGGTAGGGCGCGCGGCGGGCACTGTGCCAGGGTTTCGTTACTCTGGCGCGATGCTCTCAAGTGGGCTTGTGTGGGAAGAGGAGAAACTTCTCTCCTTCATTGAAGATCCGCGTGGAACAGTTCCTGGTACCTTCATGGGTTATGCGGGTGTCAAGGACGCGGATGATCGAAAGGCGCTGCTTGGATTCCTTGCTGAAGCTGCTTTGACGCAAGAGTGCGGCGAGTAG